In Penaeus vannamei isolate JL-2024 chromosome 14, ASM4276789v1, whole genome shotgun sequence, one DNA window encodes the following:
- the LOC138864042 gene encoding tyrosine-protein phosphatase Lar-like codes for MRAIFVSLALLVTAGAGEKLGEIQNFQQKSNGADYIELEWSLTQDGDYTLHKYTLTTDKDFSNDVRCFNEHCTFVVDYLPACTDHDFELVPHFDGPSGDVLGAVATATGSTADSPPGAPSNIEVSGLGASGTNLTWDAPATNPGCVDVYEVCYRLDSDTATKCENTTDTSITLTALEACGRYQVTVTGVTPSGAAGASLDTFITTQDGVPGQPQNVVVGLSTVDSITIQWDDPLINRLCIDRFAFSYGETHTRSLHYVRASDHEAIISPLNGCTNYTIDVFAVSSAGIAGPFVRNYAATAETEPLAPPSVIVGAHGPDSIDVVWGSDPNEKCSGSITICWHDRDHVEICESIPDGGGNNFTITDLLPCSSYDVIVSVVTPGGIVGQPAANATHTEDVQPGPVKFLRMKEVTSHEMTISYEAPDTHPQCVHEYDIEIINEDDYFSKRSHVVPYMDGTFTDLEACANYLVNVRAVTRTGLFSDWRSITTTTGGDVPSVPRSLAVEDFNQTSVKLNWWQPETNKLCVTKYRLEWTDGTTPGSTEVSPPVGGILPFENEKTVAGLAPCTDYTFTVFADADVGGTSDPATVTQTTAC; via the exons ATGAGAGCCATTTTCGTGAGTCTGGCGCTGCTCGTGACAGCTGGCGCCGGAGAGAAACTGG GCGAAATCCAGAACTTCCAGCAGAAGAGCAACGGCGCCGACTACATCGAGCTGGAGTGGAGCCTCACGCAGGACGGCGACTACACCCTCCACAAGTACACGCTGACGACCGACAAGGACTTCTCCAACGACGTGCGATGCTTCAACGAGCACTGCACCTTCGTCGTCGACTACCTGCCCGCCTGCACCGACCACGACTTCGAGTTGGTGCCCCACTTCGACGGGCCGAGCGGGGACGTTCTCGGGGCCGTCGCCACCGCCACGGGCTCCACGGCGGACAGTC CCCCTGGAGCCCCTAGCAACATCGAGGTGTCAGGCCTGGGGGCCAGCGGAACCAACCTGACCTGGGACGCCCCCGCCACGAACCCCGGCTGCGTCGACGTCTACGAGGTCTGCTACCGCCTGGATTCGGACACCGCAACGAAATGCGAAAAT ACTACTGACACTTCGATCACTCTGACGGCACTGGAGGCGTGCGGGAGGTACCAGGTCACCGTGACGGGTGTGACGCCCTCAGGCGCCGCGGGGGCATCCCTTGACACCTTCATCACCACTCAGGACGGAG TCCCCGGACAACCCCAGAACGTCGTCGTGGGCCTCTCCACCGTGGATTCTATCACCATTCAGTGGGACGATCCTCTGATCAACCGCCTCTGCATCGATAG ATTCGCCTTCTCATACGGAGAGACTCACACCCGCAGCCTCCATTACGTACGAGCTTCTGACCACGAGGCCATCATCTCCCCTCTGAACGGCTGCACTAACTACACCATCGACGTCTTTGCCGTTAGCTCGGCCGGAATCGCCGGGCCCTTTGTAAGGAATTATGCCGCCACCGCTGAGACAG AGCCTCTTGCCCCGCCTTCCGTGATCGTCGGGGCTCACGGACCAGACTCGATCGACGTCGTCTGGGGTTCGGATCCCAACGAGAAGTGTTCGGGTTCCATCACCATCTGCTGGCACGACCGCGACCATGTCGAAATCTGCGAGAGCATTCCAGATGGCGGTGGAAACAACTTCACCATCACAGACCTTTTGCCGTGCAGCAGCTACGACGTGATTGTGTCCGTGGTGACTCCCGGGGGTATCGTCGGCCAACCCGCGGCCAACGCCACTCACACCGAGGACGTCC AGCCCGGCCCTGTCAAGTTCCTGCGCATGAAGGAAGTGACGTCCCATGAGATGACCATCAGCTACGAAGCCCCCGACACCCACCCTCAGTGCGTTCACGAGTACGACATCGAGATCATCAACGAGGACGACTACTTCAGCAAACGCAGCCACGTCGTGCCCTACATGGACGGCACGTTCACGGACCTCGAGGCCTGCGCCAACTACCTCGTCAACGTCAGAGCTGTCACGAGAACCGGGCTCTTCTCGGATTGGCGctcgatcaccaccaccaccggggGCGACGTGCCCAGCGTCCCCAGATCCCTCGCGGTGGAGGACTTCAACCAGACCTCCGTCAAGCTCAACTGGTGGCAGCCCGAGACCAACAAGCTCTGCGTCACGAAGTACCGCCTCGAGTGGACCGACGGCACGACACCCGGCTCCACCGAGGTCAGCCCTCCCGTCGGCGGGATCCTGCCCTTCGAAAACGAGAAGACCGTCGCGGGACTCGCCCCCTGCACCGACTATACGTTCACCGTGTTCGCGGACGCCGACGTGGGGGGGACCAGCGACCCCGCCACCGTCACCCAGACGACGGCATGTTAG